GGTGTCCGGTAGTTCAATCATACCGACACAGTTATAGCTGATTTCCACCTGCTGAACACGCTTGCCGGTGCTCTTGTCCGGGGCGTGGACAATGATTTTTTCCACAAACTCGTTTAAGATGGTGGGGGGCAGCTTTTCTATCTCGGTGTACTTCTTGACGATGGCGAGGAAGCGGTCAAGGTTCATGGCCTGTTCCTCCTGCCCCGTCAGCTCCGCTTGCAGGATAGCAACCTTTTCTTGTAAATCTTTCTGTTCGGCTTCATACCCGCCGGACAGCTTTGCAAACCGTTCGTCAGAGATTTTTCCGGCAACATTGTCCTCATAGAGCCTTTGGAAAAGCCTGTCCAATTCCTCCATGCGCCGCTGGGACTGCGACAGCCCCCGGCGCTTTTCGGAGATTTCCTTGCGACGGTCTGCCGCCGATTTCTCCCCCATAGACTGGACAAACTCGCTTTCGTATTCCCGCACATACTGGACTGTCCTTTGCAGGTGTTCCAGCACCAGCTTTTCCAGCACCACGGCCCGGATGAAGTGGGCCGAGCAAGTCCCCGTGTTGCTCTTGTAGGACTTCTTCGTGCCTTTGAAGTTCACCGTATGCCCCAGATATTCCATGCGTTCTAGAATGGCGGCAACCGCCTTGTTGTCCCAATGGTAGGGGTCGGCGGGTGTGGGGTTGCCGACAATCAGCCCGTGGGCTTCCCAGTAAGCGGTGGGGTTCAGCACCTGTTCTTTCCGCAGGCGCTTTGCAATCTGCAACGGCCCAACCCCCGCAATACAAAGGCTAAAAATCTCTCGCACTATCTTAGCGGCTTCCTCGTCCACCAGCCACCGTTCCTTGTCCTCCGGGTCTTTCCTGTACCCATAGGGGGGATTGTTGCACAGCCGCTTTCCGGCGCTGCTTTTTGCACGCCACACGGCCCGGATTTTCTTGCTGGTGTCCCTTGCATACCATTCGTTAAACAAATCCCGCACCGCCACCATATCGTCCAGCCCTTTGAGGGAATCAATGTTGTCCGTCACAGCGATATAGCGGACGTTGTGTTCGTCCAAAATTTCCTCTAAAAGCTGGCCTATCACAAGGCGGTTCCGGCCCAGCCGGGAGTGGTCTTTCACAATGATGGCTTCCACCATGCCGTCCTCCACCAGTTCCATCATTTCCTGATAGGCGGGGCGGTCAAAGTTCGTGCCGGAATATCCGTCGTCCACGAAAAACCGGGGATTGGGGAAGTGGTTTTCTTCGGCGTATCTCCATAAAATCTCTTTCTGATTTACAATACTGTTGCTATCGCCTTGCAGTTCATCGTCACGGGAAAGTCTGCAATACAAAGCGGTAATCATGTCCGGCTGTCCGTGACAAGGATGTTACTGGCCGCTGTCGCTTAAAATGAGCCGTTTTACTTTAGCAACCATATCCTCCTTTGCCCGTTCATTGAAGCGGGAGGAAACGATATAGGTAGTGCCGCCGATCCGCCGTTGCAGCGTGACGGGCGGCACGGATTTTTTCCGTGGTTCATTTTTTTCAGTTTGACTTTGATTGATAGGCTGTCACCTTTCCTTTCTATCATGCTGCTGCCGTTTCAGTTCCGCCAGCGCTTCCGGTGGAATACGGTCAAGCACCCGATGGATATTGTGCAGTTCGCTTTCCAGTTTCGCCCGCTCCATCGTGTCTTTCAGCTTGCCCTTTTCGCTGGCCTTTGCCCTTGCTTCCAGTTTCTTGTTTTCTTCCAGTAAATCGGTAATCGTTGCTTTGTACTTTTTGAGCTGGCCGGAGAAGTTCTCCATCAGCGGGAACCACTTTTTCAACATGGATAGGGCGTCCTCTTTCTCCTTTCCGGCGTTCAGCGGATTGATACCGTCCAGCGCCGCTTCAATGGCTCCCGCCTGTTTGGAGGGGGAAACCGCCTGCTTGAAAAGTCGAGTGGGAATATGCTTGCGGCCCGTCTTGCTGGCGCTTTCGCCACGCTCCAAGTCCGGGTATTTCTCCACCATATAGGCGTGAAAATCGTCCTGCGGCAACACCGCCCGCCGGAACCAGATACAGCAGACGGAATAAGAAATCGTCTGCGGACAGGTGCAGTTGTCCCCATCGTCCAGTAACAGGCAGTTGCCGTTATCGTAGTTACAACAGGTATTCCGTATGAGCGCGTTGGCCCGTTTCCTCTGCGCCGCCGTCATGCGGGGCAGGGAGCCGCCCGGCCCGCGCTCGATTGGTTGTAGTTTCTTTTTCATGCATTCCTCCGTTTCCAGCCGTTTCCGTTCCTTTGCCGTTCTTCCCGAAAGCTGTTCCTGCCCCCTCTTGGCGGCGTGTCCCGGCGTTGGCACTCTGGCCTGCTTCGGGCCAAGTTGGCCCGAAGTGACTTCTGGACATTCTGTCCACAAGTGGCGGTGTCATGGCGTGCTTCCCCAGCCGGTGGTATCTCTTTCGGACGGTCATTCACTTGTGCCTGTCCATCGATGAACTAACACAAGTCTACACTTTTTTGACCGCCCGTCCCGTATATTCGAAAGGTTGGAAATCTCGCTGAAAAACACACTATTTCCACGCTCTCGGATTTGTGGTAGAATGAAAGAAACCGTAAGCTGACAAGGAGGGCGGGCCATGAAAATGCCAACAGAAAAAATTGATACGGCTATGTTTGCCCCCTGCGGCATGAACTGTTTGCTTTGCTATAAGCATTGTTATCATAAAAAGCCGTGTGCCGGTTGCCTGAACAGCGACATGGGCAAACCGGAACACTGCCGTAAGTGCAAGATAAAAGATTGTATCAAGGGCAAAGGGCTGGCCTATTGTTTTGAATGTCCCGATTATCCCTGCAAGCTAATAAAAAACCTTGAAAAAAGCTACAACAAAAGGTATCAGGCGAGCCTTATGGAGAATAGCGAGTTTGTTCGTCAACACGGTTTGGAACGGTTCATGGAACAGCAGAAAGGGAAATATACCTGTCCCAAATGCGGGGGTATCATTTCTATCCATGACAGAGAGTGCAGCGAGTGTCAAGAAAGTATGAAGTAAGCGTAAGAGGGGGTGTGCAGATTGGCGTTGACAATACAGGAACGCCTAAAAGACCTGCGTGTGGAGCGCGGCCTGACGCTGGGACAGCTTGCGGAGCAAACACACCTCTCCAAGTCTGCTCTGGGCAGTTATGAAGCGGACGATTTTAAGGACATCAGCCACTATGCCCTTATCAGGCTGGCGAAGTTTTATGGTGTGACTGCCGATTATCTGTTAGGGCTGGCCTAAACGAAAAATCACCCAAACGCCGATCTTGCAGACCTGCGTTTGAGTGACGAAATGATAGACCTGCTGAAAAGCGAACGGATTGACACCGCCCTGCTTTGTGAATTAGCGGTACACCCGGACTTTGTGAAGCTGCTGGCCGATATACAGATTTATGTGGAGGGTATCGCCGCCACACAGATACAGAACCTAAACGCTTGGGTAGACGTGGCGAGGGCTGAAATCATGGAGAAGTACCAGCCGGGAGAGCATGACAAAACCGCCGGTGTGCTGCAAGCCGCCCATGTGCGGGAAGGCGACTATTTCAGCAGCCGGGTACATCACGACATTGACGCCATCATGGGAGACATACGGGAAGCCCACAGGGGCAGAAGCGACAGCGCCCCGGAAAATACCATTGTGGATGAACTCAAGCGGGATTTGGAGGAAGTGGCGAGCTTCAAGGGCAGTCGGGCGGAACAACTGCTGATGGTGTTCTGCAAGCAGACAAAGCTGCGCTACAACAAGCTGACAGAGGAAGAAAAACAATGGCTGACACGGATTGTCCAAAAATCCGAACTGGCGAAAAGTTATGTACCACAGCGAGGAAAAAGAAAATAGCAAGTACGCCTTAGGCGAATAA
This is a stretch of genomic DNA from [Clostridium] hylemonae DSM 15053. It encodes these proteins:
- a CDS encoding transposon-encoded TnpW family protein translates to MPPVTLQRRIGGTTYIVSSRFNERAKEDMVAKVKRLILSDSGQ
- a CDS encoding DUF4368 domain-containing protein; its protein translation is MITALYCRLSRDDELQGDSNSIVNQKEILWRYAEENHFPNPRFFVDDGYSGTNFDRPAYQEMMELVEDGMVEAIIVKDHSRLGRNRLVIGQLLEEILDEHNVRYIAVTDNIDSLKGLDDMVAVRDLFNEWYARDTSKKIRAVWRAKSSAGKRLCNNPPYGYRKDPEDKERWLVDEEAAKIVREIFSLCIAGVGPLQIAKRLRKEQVLNPTAYWEAHGLIVGNPTPADPYHWDNKAVAAILERMEYLGHTVNFKGTKKSYKSNTGTCSAHFIRAVVLEKLVLEHLQRTVQYVREYESEFVQSMGEKSAADRRKEISEKRRGLSQSQRRMEELDRLFQRLYEDNVAGKISDERFAKLSGGYEAEQKDLQEKVAILQAELTGQEEQAMNLDRFLAIVKKYTEIEKLPPTILNEFVEKIIVHAPDKSTGKRVQQVEISYNCVGMIELPDTNETNSKTA
- a CDS encoding DUF3795 domain-containing protein, yielding MKMPTEKIDTAMFAPCGMNCLLCYKHCYHKKPCAGCLNSDMGKPEHCRKCKIKDCIKGKGLAYCFECPDYPCKLIKNLEKSYNKRYQASLMENSEFVRQHGLERFMEQQKGKYTCPKCGGIISIHDRECSECQESMK